TGGGAAGTTGCGCGGCAGGTGAGGTCACAGGAAGGGTAGGAGGCCCCAGCCCTGCTGGAGGAAGGCAGGGGGAGTACAACAGGCAACAGAGCCTTGGAAATGCAGAGCCAGGTGGCCAGGCTATGTAGGGTGCTGGGCTGTCTCACTGTACCAGAACTCcaggtttttcatttccagaaagGGTACCAGTGCTGCAGGGGTGAGTGAGGTGAAGGAAGGCCCAGAGTATTCAATTACAGGGATTATGGGTACCAGAGTCAGGACCACCCAGCtctgggcctggaacaggaggaaGGGTAGTCCAGAGATGGGCTGGGCAGTGAGAGGGGAGGGCTGTATCCCCAGTGGCAGTGTCCTTTAGGACTGGGTGTGTAGAGACAAGCCCCAGTGCTGGGAAAGGGAGGCTgggctggggcttgctggccttCCCCTGCCTGCAGGTGGTGAGGCTGGGTGGCAGTGCCAGGAGGGAGTGGTTGGGAGGCAGGGTCTCAGGTGGTCTTGCTGCCACTGAAGAGTCCCACTGGAAAGTGCTTGACATGAGTTGGCCACTGGGCTGCCAGCTGGAAGAACTTGATGTCACTCCACTCAACTCCATCGATGGACACTGGGGTGATAGGGAAGAGAAAGGTCAAGGGTTAGCTAAAACCCTCAGGGAGGATGTGGCTCCCTTCCTCACCCTGCAACCACTACCATCTCACCTCTCAGCATGGTTTGCTGCTGCTTTGCAGAACAGATGAGGCGGCTGATGCCCTCGATGACCTGGCTCTTAGAATCCACCTCCTTTTCTCGGGGCTTCTTGCTCAGGAAGATAGTGGGCACTGTAAAACATGTGTCAAGAGAGTTGGGAAACAGCCACAATCCCACCCCAGCCCCCGCCTCCAGCCCCATCTGCTTCcttcttgctggggctggagaggtaatTGTTCcccatgcttcctggccctggccaaGAGGAGCTCTGAACTCCTGGGCCCTGGGCCACTTTGCCTATGATGCTTCACTTTGGCCAGGGCCCCTCAGCATCTGTACAGTGAAGCTCTGGGGTCAGATAGGCTCCAAAGTCCCTCCTGGGGGAGCGTCTGGGCACCTTGGGGCAGGGCTGCCTCCTTGTCCGTGTCACCAAAGCAGTGGCTGGGTGATAAAAGTGGCAGATGTTTGTACTACCTCTGCCCCAGATGTGGGAATAATTCAAGCTGGGTCTATCTACTCTGGGAAGTAGGGTAGGGCCCCTGCTGAGCTGATGGCTGATAGCAGGTCCCTATGCCAGTGGTGGGCTTGGCTGCAGGCCTGGTTTGGGCCCTGGGAGAACGCTGAAGGGAAGAGGCACAGCTTCCTAGGAGCTCCTGTAGGGGCAGATTTGGGGTCACAAAGGACATATGCTGTGGTACACATCTGGAGCTACAGTGTTGCAAATGGTTACCCAAGCAATGGTTTGGTAGGAATTCTTGTCTCACTCTCTTGGACCACAGGACCGACAACTACTCTTCAACTCTGCCTTCGATGCTCTAATTACCCTTTTATCTGCATTTGCCCCTCTTTTTGGGgtatgggtgattttttttttaaaaagatttatttattatatgtaagtacaaatctcactatggatggttgtgagccaccacatggttgctgggacttgaactcaggacctttggaagagcagtcagtgctcttaccggctgagccgtctctccagcccggtGTGGGTGATTATTTTGAGGTGGGATCTCATGGCCTTAAGCTTTTAATTTTCCTGCCCGAGcttccaaaatgctgggattatagatatgtaCGGCTATGCTTagctcattttgttgttgttgttgttttttgtattttgagacagggtttctctgtgtagccctggctgtcctggaactcactttgtagaccaggctggcctcgaactcagaaatctgcctgtctctgcctcccgagtgctgagattaaaggcgtgcgccaccactgcccggcttagctccttatttttaaaaagtggtcatATCTTTTGCTCTTGAAACTTCCCTAGAATGGCTTCCATTCCTGCAGGAGGGACATGAAGGTGGCCCTCTTCATTCCGTACTCACCCTGAAGACAGTGGACTTCTCTAGCTGCTATAGAACTGCCTGTTGGGccctaggctagcctcaagatCTGCATACTAATACACGTATCTTATCCAGAAGCAGATTTCGGCCCAGGCCCTAGGACAGGGGCTTGGAGGGGAGGCCAGTGAGGCCTGCTGATCTGGTGTCTTCCCTGGCCTACCTTTCTTGTTCTTCTCTTTGGTGACCACAGTCATTGCCATGGTGCCAGAAAGCTGGGCTTCCCCTGCATGTGGCAGGCGAGAAACCTGCACCGAGCGGAAGACACTCTTGAGGGTGTTCTTTGAGCTGGCATCCCTCTTATCACCTTCTCTCCTTCGCTCCCCAGGGTGGCCCAGCCAGTAGTCCACCTGGAGACCAATCACATCCCCATATGGGCTATTTGGGCTCCTGGAGaagtgaaatagaaacaaaatgttgGCTTTGACTTCAGTGACTAACCACATAAGCCCAATGAGGGATGGGAGAGACTGCTTTTGGGAGCaggaaataagagaaaaaggctaGCCAGCTGGCTCTGCTTCCTCCAGTCACACAGAATCTGAGAACAAAGACAGAAGAAGATAAAAGCCCAAGTCACAGTGAGGAAATCAAAACTCATAAaacaagggaagaagagaaagcttTGTGAaagagtgtgcacacatgcaagcaaacaagCCCAGGCCCAGAGCAGGCAGCTGTCTGGAGAGCAAAGCAGGGAGCAGGGGCTAAAACAGCACCATGGCTTCAAGGACGCCTTGGCAGCCAAAGGGATGCCACCCTGCACCTTTGCTTTTGTATGGCACTTTTAGCTCAGTGATAATTTTAGCTCCTGGGGAAAATGGAGTGTTTTCTTGAAAGGAGGCGTCAGACACAATAGGTGCCGGGCTATGAAAGTCATCCGACTTTTCCTTCTGCCTCATTTTGGTGgctccattaaaaaacaaatttaaattggATGAGAAAAGAGGTCAAGGTAGGGGTTGGTCCCAGTCCTCAAATCCAAGCTGGATAGAAGCCTTTCATGTAGTGGATGAAAAAATAGGAGAAAAGAGGCTTCCTACAAGCTTAAAAGTACTAGATTGCTGAGGCAGAGTGTGGCTGCATTCCTAAACTGTCTCTTCCATGACAGTAGAAGACCATGATAGGGAATATAAGGAGGAGAAGGGCTGAACACTAGCTCTAGGGCCCATGCCTTCCTCCAAAGTTACGATACTGTCATGGGCACTTCTGAAAAGCCACTGGCAACGGCCCCCTCTTGAGCTGTGACGTGAAGAGGGGGAGATGGTGACGACAGAAGAGTGAAGATGCTGTTCTCTGTGCCTGGCCACACCTAGCTTTTCTTGCCTGAAAGTCTTTGTCCTCTGCCCTCATGACACCTTCCCTAGCCCTCCCTCAGACATGGCAGAAAACCAGCTTGTTGGCTACCTCCCTGAACCTGAGATTGTAAAGAAAAATTCTCCCTTCCACCACTCCCAGCAATCTCAGTGACAAGGTCTTTGCCATCTCAGCACTGCAGGCCCAACCTGGACCTGAGCCATTGGCTGCTATAGCTCCAGGGGCTCCCATCAGGTAGGTACACAGAGGGTGCCACTCTGAAGCATGTCCCACACTGACACTGCTGCCACTCGGAACTGACAATATTCCTGTGAGGTGGTCATATCACCTGCACACACAGCAGAAACTGAAGCTCAGTAACCTGCCAAAGTCACCATAGTGCACACAGGATGGTGCCACTTGACCCAGGCGTCCCGAGGACAGTGACTCTCAGCCTTTCTAATCCTGCTACCCTTTCATACAGCtttttatgttgtggtgacccccaaccataaaattatttttgctgctacttcataagtatagttctgctactgttaggaattgtaacataaatatctgtggggtttttttttttttttttggttttgtttgttttttttgagactgttgtttttttttttttgtggtgtagccctggctatggtggaactctatagactaggctggcatcaaacttacagatatctgcctgcctcttcctctcaagacctgggattaaaggcatgcaccaccattgcctggctaatACCTATAtgttctgatggtcttaggcaacccctgtgaaaggggtcatgactcacaagttgagaaccactgccctaggaGACTCTATTAGAAGCTACCTGAACAATACTTTAACAGCCCGCTAGAGCCACTATATCAATACAGGCACAGCTGACCCTACAGTGATGAAGGCAAAGCAAGAAGAATCAAACTGCAGTAAACCTTCTTTCAATGTCTCCGCCGCCTTATGACCCGTCTCTGGATTCCACCTCAGCCAGTGCTCTCACCCAGCATGGCTATGCTGGGCCAGGGTGCCATGCCTGGGAAGGGAGTCAGCGTGGGAAGGAACCTTACCCCACGATGGCGAGGGCACTGCTCATGGATGGGGACGAGGGAGGGGTAGCTGTGGCATCTCGGCTCAGGCCTGAGCTTGAGGGTGGTGATGTGGAGGGCACAGTAAGGCTGACCACAGGTGAATCGTCCCCATCACCTGTCAAAGGGACAAACACAGTTGGCCAGAGGCAGTCACCCTTGACCTGCTGGTGGCAGGAGGTGTGCTTTCCTTTCAGTGGGCCCCAGGGTCTCCTCTGAGGAATGACCCAGACCTTCCCGCTCAACTGCCTCCGTGAGCACATGCAGCCAATTACAGCACAGAGTGCTGGGAAAGCATGGTCTCACTCAGAAGCAAAGGCACTCTAGTTTACCTGCAGTGGAGGGCGAGTCTTCAACAAGGCCCACTTTCACAACCTGTAGAGATGGGGCTTTTGTTAGGTCCTCTGTCAGGGTAGCAAGCCCCAATCCAACTATAACCAACATGTAGCCAGCAGTACAACCATAACTACATGGTGTTTTGTCAATGACTAAAAAATCTTTACACGTCTGAAACAGCCGACAACTTAAAAAGAAAGACTACTGTGTGGGTTTGGTGATATAAAGAGGTTCTGGTCTCCATCCTTGGAACCATAAAACTAAAGGAAAGAAGCCCAGTCCTGTGAGGTAGGCCCATGAGACGTGGTAGCCCTTCTCTGGGGACTATGGCAGAGCCAACTTTGAAGGCAGTGTCCTGATCTCATTTCTTCTAAAGCCATATTGGCTTTGGAATAAGTATATCTCAAGGGTGTCTAGGCTCTGTGTCAAGACAAGTGGACTGTTGAAGGTATAGCTACAACTTTTCCACATCCTACTTCCTAGaatctgaagtacccttggagaGTATGTCTCACGAATTCTGGAGAAGATGGAAGGTGCCCTCCAGTGGccggaaaaaaaaatacagccagaaacaCTTGGTTACTGTATTCTGTGTTCTAAATGACAGGTGTTCTGGCACCTGAGCCAGCCCATCCAGCAGAGCAGTTGTGCTGGAGGCTCagggcagggctgggctggggtTGCTGCAGCAAATGCTATGTTCCCCTCTCAGGTGGTACCTGTGGGGTGGGTCCAGGTGACATCCTGGGCCTTCCTGGATACAGCTATCATCTCCCTAACTCCCCTGGCAGTTTGGCAAGCTGCTAGATCTTGtggttaattttttctttttagatgccGCAAGTAGAACCCAGGGTCTTATGTATGTGCTGTGTCACTGAGCTGTGGCCGCTGGAATAGTTTTTCTTTAATGTCACTCactctgagagcacagagagtgTTCTCACATCCCTAGTTCCATGAAGGCAGCAGCTCTGCCGCCAGCCTGTGTGGGAGCTGGGACTCTGGACTGCCATGCAGCAATAGGAGCTTTCCAGAGGCTAAGCGGCAGTGCCTGACTAGGCAAGCGGCAGTGCCTGACTAGGCGGCTGGAGGAAGCCTGCCCATCTCCCCAGATGAGGTCACTCAGGACATCCTTCCAACGCAGGACCAGTTAAAACAGGTCTGCTTAGCTCTTCCCTGTAAAGATTCTGAGAGAGCTTCAAGATCACAGGAGACAAAAGTCAACTCTCTGAAAGGAAATCACAATGCCTTCTGAATGGAATTACCAGTTTTCAGCCCTCTGTAGAGTGCTCTGGCTTCTTGAATTCCAAGGCTCCTGAGATCATGTCATTGCTAAGGGAAGAATACCAAAATCCAATACACTTGACCCCAAAGGCATCCATGAGGATCTTGCTTTATTCTGAGATAAATTTACTCCAATTTCACTAATTCACTAATATATACATCTGCAACAGAGAGGCTCTTCCTCCAAGTCTACCCTGTGAGGTAGCTGGTTTTAGACTTGTGAGAATGGCAAGTTTCACTATTTCTGAGGCCACTTCCCCCTCCCTGAACCTGGACCAGCTACACTGTGGAATAAGCTTCAGCAGTCCAAGGCCCCAAGTTCAGGGCTTGGCACAATAAACAGGAGAACCCAGTAACTAATCTGGGGTAGCTCTTGATTTGGGAAAGGATGTCCCTCTGTAAGCCTAgcatttaggaagctgaggcaggaggatcacaagttcaagtttAGCTACAGAcatcctactgcctctgcctccagagttctgggttTAATGGTGTATGCCAGCACACATAGCATTTTCTTGTATAGAGGGGAAGTAAGGGGCCAGGATGCTGGGGTCAGAAGGGGGAAGCAAGTACATACGCCAATGAAGGGGATGAACTTCTGGTAGGAGTCCTCATCAGGGCTGTGGGAAACAGGAAAGATTTACAATCAGTGGGCTTGAGGAGTGCTGGAGAAATAAGCTTCCCACACTGTATCCTGCTCAGTGGGATCCAGAACACAAGGCTACCACTTTCTGTCACATTGCAGGGTGGCCACTCATTGAGGACAGAGTAGAGCACAGAACAGAGGCAGAGAGCATGCTGTGCAAACAGCTCTGCTCATACTTGCCATCTGATTTCAGTCACCAGTGAGGACAACAACTGATGCCTCTGCAGGAGAAGGTGCAGGCATGGAGGCATGCACATCCTTTAGGGCCTCTCCAACAGGAAATGGAATGGTGAAAAACAAAATGTGAAAAATCAAAGAACTCAAGGTTCCTCTAACCTACCCAATCTGTTTTTAGAAAACTCCTAATGTTAGACTTACAACTTATGCCTGCAGGTCAACATGGCTTCAGCCACAGGCAGCTGGTGTGTTGTGGTAGCTCCATTGACATACTGCATCACACGACCCACCACGTCCAGTGGCTCTGCAGAAAAGCCAGGAGGAATGTGTCTATTTTAGTAGCCCTATAGCTCCTCAGAGAGGTCCTCCTGAGTCCCAAGCCAAGACCCTCAGAGCTGAAGTGAAGAAAGGACTCTAAGATCCTGATGGCCATGGCTTAAAGGAATCATAAACCAAAGCACAGTCCTCTCTTTCCTGAGCTGGACTCTGATGCTAGCTAGCATCACCAGTGGGTGGAATGGCAATACCTGCTGGTACAGTGTCACTCACTCAACAAGAGCTTGATCAGTGGCACTCTCTATTGCCTATGTCGTCTCTATAAGCAGAGCTGGCCCACATACCAGCCACTTTGACCTTACTTTTAGCTGCAGAAACTATCCTGAAGAGAGAGAGGGCCACACAGGGTACACCTCCATTAATGACCATCACCTGGAAAGGGGATCTGCACAGTGGGCAATAGCTGGGGGCTACAGGAAAGGAGAAGGCTGCTCCTCATGCTCTTGAGCTGCACTGGGGACTAGAACCTCACTGCTCGGAGGTTCCTACTAGGGGTCCTTACCTGACACTGGAGGCTCTGAGCGACTGAATAGGTCTCTCCAGGCAGAATCAAGAAAGGTGCTGCTATATCTACTATCTACTGAGCCCAAGTATTTGGCCACTGGATGAGAACCTGGAACAGGGAAAACCAGAGAAAGTGAAGTGTTAGTGGGTAGAGTAGAGGGAGCAGCTATCCCCAGCCATGGCCCAGCCTTTAGTTTCCCTGACTAATTCCCATCCTTGCTGTAGGAACCAGGTCTGCTAACAGAGGTCTCCTCAGCTGCCAGACATTACCTAGGGGAATGATGAGGAAGCGCATGTAACCCAGCCAGTCTGGGGTCTTGCTGGCAAGGGACTTGACAAAAAAACGGAGGATGGAGCTcaggtagctctggctgcccaCAGCTGCCACCTTGACCGGCCTCGGCATGGATGAGTTGCAGTTGCAGCTGGTAAGAGAGGGGGTACACACACCATATTAGGTCTCAGCATCCTGCTCAGGGCAGGCCTCAAGCTCTGACTTCATGCATTCCAAAGGCCACAGGGGAAGCATGCcaagaaataaaatgatacaGGGAGGCTGCTCAAGGGGGCAGGCAGGTGTCTatggagaaggcagaggcaacagGAAGTTGGAAGTGCTGCTTGTGAGGCCTGGAATTAGCCCAGACCCAGGCACCTTGAATCTCCTTGCTGTCACGTGAGAGAAtaccaggtctctctctctctctctctctctctctctctctctctctctctctctctctctctctctctaaggtgATCCTGGAGAGGTAAACAGGCTCTCCAGTAACAAGCAACACGTTACCATAGAGAGAAGGAATATAAGATATTTTCAGAACCCCGTACTCTCTTCTTTGTCTTAGATTTAGGAGAAAGATGAAGCAAGTCTAAGTGGGGCATGAGTCCAGGGTGTGGAAGTGGTGGGAGCAGAAGTTTCAGGAGCTGATACTCTACTAGAGGTATAGAGCACTGCTGCAGGCTCTGTCTCCAAGTATAAATTAGAGCTGCGACTTCCTAGCCTAAGCGTATCACCATCACTAGAAGTCAGATGGGAGGATGAGACAGTAGAAAGAGAGACAAAACACCCTAAGAAGCAAAGCCTTACTAGCGCTGAATCCTAGTGAGAAGGGCGGACAGCACTGCCTGGACCTCCACTGTTGAGCAGGTGCATACCACAGGCTTCCTCTGGTCTTGAAGCAATTCAGCCACGTACTGGAGGGGGAAAGGCAGGGACACAGGTAAGCTACACCACTCCCCACAGATGCTGAGAAGGCAGGCAAGGCCCAGATGGAGCTGCAGAGCACCTGTCCTCTTCAGGTTATGTGTCAGACCCCATGGAAACATGCTGACTGTGGAATGAGGAGGATTAAGGGTTCCAAATGCCCATGTCCAGGCATCCTTGGAACCAACGTCTATGAGGCGGACATAGATGGCAGATGAAGtcactctcctgtctccctgggTGCTGTTTCAGGCCACACACTGGGAACATCTGTAGACCCACTACCCCTTGACCCTCAATGCTCTACCTGGCCCTGCCAGTCTGTGGTGTTCACCAGGATGACATTTTCAGGGAGGGCTGCATCCGATACCAGGATCTGATTCAGTTGGTCGTATACCACCTTCCTTGGAATCTGTAGGAACAAGTGTTGGTTGGGCAGGTGGGAATAGATAGGACATCTGGCACAAAGGTAACTAAGATCTGTGGAGAGAGTCTCCCATTGGTCAAACTAAAATGGAGATGTGGAGGAAGATCAGTGTCCTTGGAGAATACACTAACACACATAAAGTCACGGCAGCGGTTGTTCTGGGGAGAACCCGTGgagctgggaagcagagacatcATGTGAAGGGCATGGCTCCAAGGGAGCATGGTGGTTAGGGTCTGAGAGCCGAGAGTGAGCTGCTGCTTGGAGAGGGTAGCGAGGGTGAGGGcagtggagaaggggaagggagcgGCAGCGGGCACTGTGTGGGGCCCACTGTCCCAGGAACAAAGGTATTTCAAGAACAGTGATCAAGCAGAAGGATAATACCTCACCCTAGGTGCTGGGCTATTCTAGCCTCAGGTTCACTTGCAGCTTTGTGATAGCATCAAATTCAGGAAGCCATACGGCCCCAACCTTGTCCTTCCATAATACTTATCAGAGAAACGTGTCTGCTCAACTTTAGAAGCACAGTAAGCAGCTCGGGCGGCTTCTTGGCCTGGCTCTGATTGATGCCAGTGCCACAGTGAGGACACTCTCCTCAGATCTGGTTTGTGCTCACATCTTCTCCAACTACCCTCAAGGTTGAGAGTAGCCTAAAAAGAGCTTGGAATAACCACAGCACATTGGCAGGGGAGCAATGCTAACAGTTCTTGTTCCTGTCCCTGTTCATCACCACTCAACTGGACCCCAAATTCCATACAGCAGAGGATAACAAGTGAGATAACTTCTCTAACTTAGGTATCCCAGAAAGGAGCTAACATCCCCCCTTCTTCTCCACACAGCTGTCAAAGAAACAGACTGAAATCCAAGAAAGGGGACCTGATCTTGCAGGAACCTGAGATTACCTGTGTGCTGTGGCCCAGATCAGGAGATCGCTCACTGTCAGAGCTGTTGGTTCTCTCACTCAGGGGCTTGGAGAGCTGTCGCTCCTTCAGGGGAGTGCTCCTCTTCTGCCGAGGTGTGTGTGTCCCTTCCACCTTGCTGATGGTAGCAAGAATGGGGTCAATAGCCATTTCAACCCCAAAGCCACATCAGCCCCACCACTCCCCGTAATATGTAGCTGGTACTGAGTATGGCGGCAGGGTCAGCTGCCTGTGTCCTTCCTCACTGGGGTACCTGGGAGAGGCAGAGCCCTGCAGATCAGCTTTGCTGGACTTCATAGGAGTTTTGACTTTTTCTGGTACAACCAGACTTGTGCTCACATCTCCAAACATGTCCTGGTCAGTGATTTCCTGCCACAAGAAAGGTGGCAAAAAATGTTACCTCTTACTTGATAACTGCAGGAGTCTCCACAGAGCCCTGGAAGCATGCTGAGTGGGAGCACAGGGCTCTAGTCTGCTGATCGCACTCGTGTTGCCCTTGTGCTGGATGCCATGTGCTCCCATCCACCCCATCTTCCTCGGCTCTCTCAGGCCCATCTTCCTCTCACCCTCTGCGTCAGAGCTTTGCCTAGCCTTCTTCAGACAGTGCTGCGGCTCGGCTCGGACCAGGGTGTCTTCCCAAAGTACAACGACAGTCACATCAGGATGTGACTCCACCCTGCTGCAGGGGGCCTTGAGGCTCCGCCACCCCTGGAACTCTTTCCCCAGTCACTCCCCACCTCTCCAAGCACTGCTTTCCAAGTACACCAGAGCCTGATTACCTACTGGCAGCTTCCTGCCTACCCTTCAATATTTTTAAGCATCCATTCCTTGAGGACTAACTTTTACAAAGTACTCAAATCTAAAATACAAACTTGATTTAAAAACCTTGATTGAGACATGTATGTATCCTAGCCTGGCtctgagctcctgatcctcctgcctctatataCTGCCTCCTGTATGCTGGGACGATAGGTACGTGCTACTCCATCCAGCTTTATGAATGTTAAGCAAGTACTCTGTCAAACTGAATGATTTCCCTACTCCAACTTTGAATATGTatggctggggatggaactcaagaCCTCAAACATACTAGAAAAAaagtctaccactgagctacatccctagcctgaACTAAACTTTAATGTAAACAGCCCAGAGACCATTAGCTGGATCAAGACAGAACACTCCACACACCTGAACTATCGCTTGCCTCTTTCCACTCCCACAGTTACTAAGtatcctgacctccacatgagtaAGAAAATCCTATGGCATGTATGC
This genomic stretch from Mus musculus strain C57BL/6J chromosome 19, GRCm38.p6 C57BL/6J harbors:
- the Pacs1 gene encoding phosphofurin acidic cluster sorting protein 1 isoform 1 (isoform 1 is encoded by transcript variant 1); translation: MAERGGAGGGPGGSGGGSSQRGSGVAQSPQQQPQQQPPQPQQPTPPKLAQATSSSSSTSAAAASSSSSSTSTSMAVAVASGSAPPGGPGPGRTPAPVQMNLYATWEVDRSSSSCVPRLFSLTLKKLVMLKEMDKDLNSVVIAVKLQGSKRILRSNEIILPASGLVETELQLTFSLQYPHFLKRDANKLQIMLQRRKRYKNRTILGYKTLAVGLINMAEVMQHPNEGALVLGLHSNVKDVSVPVAEIKIYSLSSQPIDHEGIKSKLSDRSPDIDNYSEEEEESFSSEQEGSDDPLHGQDLFYEDEDLRKVKKTRRKLTSTSAITRQPNIKQKFVALLKRFKVSDEVGFGLEHVSREQIREVEEDLDELYDSLEMYNPSDSGPEMEETESILSTPKPKLKPFFEGMSQSSSQTEIGSLNSKGSLGKDTTSPMELAALEKVKSTWIKNQDDSLTETDTLEITDQDMFGDVSTSLVVPEKVKTPMKSSKADLQGSASPSKVEGTHTPRQKRSTPLKERQLSKPLSERTNSSDSERSPDLGHSTQIPRKVVYDQLNQILVSDAALPENVILVNTTDWQGQYVAELLQDQRKPVVCTCSTVEVQAVLSALLTRIQRYCNCNSSMPRPVKVAAVGSQSYLSSILRFFVKSLASKTPDWLGYMRFLIIPLGSHPVAKYLGSVDSRYSSTFLDSAWRDLFSRSEPPVSEPLDVVGRVMQYVNGATTTHQLPVAEAMLTCRHKFPDEDSYQKFIPFIGVVKVGLVEDSPSTAGDGDDSPVVSLTVPSTSPPSSSGLSRDATATPPSSPSMSSALAIVGSPNSPYGDVIGLQVDYWLGHPGERRREGDKRDASSKNTLKSVFRSVQVSRLPHAGEAQLSGTMAMTVVTKEKNKKVPTIFLSKKPREKEVDSKSQVIEGISRLICSAKQQQTMLRVSIDGVEWSDIKFFQLAAQWPTHVKHFPVGLFSGSKTT
- the Pacs1 gene encoding phosphofurin acidic cluster sorting protein 1 isoform 2 (isoform 2 is encoded by transcript variant 2) produces the protein MAVAVASGSAPPGGPGPGRTPAPVQMNLYATWEVDRSSSSCVPRLFSLTLKKLVMLKEMDKDLNSVVIAVKLQGSKRILRSNEIILPASGLVETELQLTFSLQYPHFLKRDANKLQIMLQRRKRYKNRTILGYKTLAVGLINMAEVMQHPNEGALVLGLHSNVKDVSVPVAEIKIYSLSSQPIDHEGIKSKLSDRSPDIDNYSEEEEESFSSEQEGSDDPLHGQDLFYEDEDLRKVKKTRRKLTSTSAITRQPNIKQKFVALLKRFKVSDEVGFGLEHVSREQIREVEEDLDELYDSLEMYNPSDSGPEMEETESILSTPKPKLKPFFEGMSQSSSQTEIGSLNSKGSLGKDTTSPMELAALEKVKSTWIKNQDDSLTETDTLEITDQDMFGDVSTSLVVPEKVKTPMKSSKADLQGSASPSKVEGTHTPRQKRSTPLKERQLSKPLSERTNSSDSERSPDLGHSTQIPRKVVYDQLNQILVSDAALPENVILVNTTDWQGQYVAELLQDQRKPVVCTCSTVEVQAVLSALLTRIQRYCNCNSSMPRPVKVAAVGSQSYLSSILRFFVKSLASKTPDWLGYMRFLIIPLGSHPVAKYLGSVDSRYSSTFLDSAWRDLFSRSEPPVSEPLDVVGRVMQYVNGATTTHQLPVAEAMLTCRHKFPDEDSYQKFIPFIGVVKVGLVEDSPSTAGDGDDSPVVSLTVPSTSPPSSSGLSRDATATPPSSPSMSSALAIVGSPNSPYGDVIGLQVDYWLGHPGERRREGDKRDASSKNTLKSVFRSVQVSRLPHAGEAQLSGTMAMTVVTKEKNKKVPTIFLSKKPREKEVDSKSQVIEGISRLICSAKQQQTMLRVSIDGVEWSDIKFFQLAAQWPTHVKHFPVGLFSGSKTT